In Fimbriiglobus ruber, a genomic segment contains:
- the rpmC gene encoding 50S ribosomal protein L29, with the protein MKSKEITGMSDEQVAMTLADTEKHLFQLRFQSATDRLETPSEIKKAKKDIARIKTVQRQRQLAKLPVAPDEQIAKSIADLEQKVEGPGKRRIKRSLVRLGAEKAAREAKLAKTAKTAQPAKGK; encoded by the coding sequence ATGAAGTCGAAAGAAATCACGGGGATGAGCGACGAGCAAGTCGCGATGACCCTGGCGGACACCGAAAAGCACTTGTTCCAGCTCCGCTTCCAGTCGGCCACCGACCGCCTGGAAACGCCGAGCGAGATCAAGAAGGCCAAGAAAGACATTGCCCGGATCAAAACGGTCCAGCGGCAGCGGCAACTGGCGAAGCTCCCGGTCGCCCCGGACGAGCAGATCGCCAAGTCGATTGCCGACCTCGAACAAAAGGTCGAAGGCCCCGGGAAGCGCCGGATCAAGCGGTCCCTCGTCCGCCTGGGAGCCGAGAAGGCGGCCCGGGAAGCGAAACTGGCCAAGACCGCGAAAACGGCCCAGCCGGC
- the rplP gene encoding 50S ribosomal protein L16, with protein MPLMPKRVKYRKSQRGVVRGNATRGNYVAYGDFGLQTLEGGWLSAESIEAARVTMTRVVSGEGRYYIRVFPHKSVTAIPAETRMGKGKGEPEFWAAVVKPGTILFEIGGIPEAAAKECMARVAYKMPFKCRFINRRPNV; from the coding sequence ATGCCACTGATGCCCAAGCGGGTCAAGTACAGAAAAAGCCAGCGCGGCGTCGTAAGGGGTAACGCGACCCGCGGGAACTACGTCGCGTACGGGGACTTCGGTCTCCAGACGCTCGAGGGCGGGTGGCTGTCGGCCGAATCGATCGAGGCCGCCCGCGTGACCATGACGCGGGTCGTGTCCGGCGAAGGCCGGTATTACATCCGCGTCTTCCCGCACAAGTCCGTGACCGCGATCCCGGCCGAAACCCGGATGGGTAAGGGCAAGGGCGAGCCGGAATTCTGGGCGGCCGTGGTCAAGCCGGGGACGATCCTGTTCGAAATCGGCGGGATACCCGAGGCGGCGGCCAAGGAATGTATGGCTCGGGTCGCGTACAAGATGCCGTTCAAATGCCGGTTCATAAACCGGCGGCCGAACGTCTAA